A genomic window from Desulfobulbaceae bacterium includes:
- the uvrA gene encoding excinuclease ABC subunit UvrA has product MSQSHIRIRGARMHNLKNIDLDLPRDKFIVFTGLSGSGKSTLAFDTLYAEGQRRYVESLSTYARQFLGQMDKPEVDSLEGLSPAVSIEQRTTNRNPRSTVGTITEIYDYLRLLFARVGRPSCPQCGKAIHAQSVEAMVTSLINRPEGSKIILLAPLVEGKKGSHALVFSRMRKEGFIRLRVNGEFVSLDQEIELDKNKRHTIEAVVDRLVIKESIERRLAESVATAVGLADGLLLVLVPETKEEMLFSERAACITCGISLPDLSPQLFSFNNPKGACAECGGLGVKQFFDPNLIVPDPELSIKKGAIAPWRNSSAMSYSHQLLASLARHYGFSLTAPFKSLPEIAKNAILHGTGIQEIAFSYERRQRLLHFAKPYEGIIPQMARRYEETNSGPVREELEHYISACSCSACGGARLSPAPLAVKFGSWNIHQLCSLGIDQVLSELPTIPVSAQESAIAAPILKEICERLTFLKGVGLGYLSLARSASTLSGGESQRIRLASQIGTSLTGVLYILDEPSIGLHQRDNERLIRTLTRLRDLGNTVIVVEHDADTILAADHVLDMGPGAGVHGGQVVYNGPVAGLIADENSVTGGYLSGRLNIALPSKRRKAERGKAITIIKAHANNLHDLTVAFPLGLFTCVTGVSGSGKSSLVMETLLSGAAAIVQGSHGPSPQCERIRGLEHLDKVIDIDQSPIGRTPRSNPATYTGVLTPIRELFARLPESRARGYLPGRFSFNIKGGRCEACEGDGVIKIAMHFLPDVYVTCEACRGKRYNRDTLDILYRAKSIAEVLSMNVEEALDFFKNIPPIRSRLQTLFDVGLSYLALGQSSVTLSGGEAQRIKLARELSKRGTGRTLYILDEPTTGLHPADIQHLLTVLRRLVDAGNTIVVIEHNLDVIKTADHVIDLGPEGGDGGGQIIVTGTPEQVAACAESATGIFLRQVLSSSEGDE; this is encoded by the coding sequence ATGTCCCAGTCTCATATCCGCATCCGGGGCGCCCGGATGCACAACTTAAAAAATATCGATCTTGATCTCCCGCGCGATAAGTTCATTGTCTTTACCGGATTGAGCGGGTCCGGTAAATCGACTTTGGCCTTTGACACCCTCTATGCCGAGGGCCAGCGGCGGTATGTCGAATCGTTGTCCACCTACGCTCGGCAATTCTTGGGGCAGATGGATAAGCCCGAAGTGGATAGTCTTGAGGGACTCTCTCCCGCCGTCTCCATCGAGCAGCGGACTACCAACCGCAACCCCCGGTCAACGGTCGGCACCATTACCGAAATCTACGATTATCTGCGGCTGCTTTTCGCCAGGGTCGGTAGGCCCAGCTGTCCTCAATGCGGCAAGGCCATTCACGCCCAGAGTGTTGAGGCCATGGTTACCAGTCTGATCAATCGTCCGGAGGGCAGCAAGATCATCCTCCTCGCTCCTCTGGTGGAGGGCAAGAAGGGCAGTCATGCCTTGGTCTTCTCCCGGATGCGCAAGGAGGGTTTCATCCGGCTGCGGGTAAACGGTGAATTTGTCTCTCTTGACCAAGAGATTGAGCTGGATAAGAACAAGCGCCACACCATCGAAGCCGTGGTTGACCGGTTGGTGATCAAGGAGTCGATTGAGCGGCGTCTGGCCGAGTCGGTGGCCACGGCGGTCGGTCTGGCCGATGGGCTGCTGCTGGTCCTCGTCCCTGAGACCAAAGAGGAGATGCTCTTCTCCGAGCGGGCCGCCTGTATCACCTGCGGCATCAGCTTGCCCGATCTTTCGCCCCAGCTTTTTTCTTTTAATAACCCTAAAGGGGCCTGCGCCGAATGCGGTGGGTTGGGGGTTAAGCAGTTCTTCGACCCCAACCTGATTGTGCCGGACCCGGAACTCAGCATCAAGAAGGGGGCCATTGCCCCATGGCGCAACAGTTCTGCGATGTCGTACTCCCATCAGTTGTTGGCCTCATTGGCCCGTCACTATGGTTTTAGTCTGACCGCGCCGTTTAAGAGCTTGCCCGAAATCGCCAAGAACGCTATCCTCCACGGCACCGGTATCCAGGAGATTGCCTTTAGTTATGAACGGCGGCAGCGGCTACTCCATTTTGCCAAGCCCTATGAAGGGATTATTCCCCAGATGGCTCGCCGCTATGAAGAGACCAATTCAGGCCCTGTTCGCGAGGAGCTGGAGCACTATATCAGCGCCTGCTCCTGTTCTGCCTGCGGAGGCGCCCGGCTCAGCCCGGCCCCGCTGGCGGTGAAATTTGGCTCGTGGAACATCCATCAACTGTGCAGTCTGGGCATTGATCAGGTGTTGAGCGAATTGCCCACAATTCCGGTCTCCGCCCAAGAGTCGGCTATCGCGGCGCCGATCTTAAAAGAGATCTGTGAACGCCTCACCTTTTTGAAGGGTGTCGGTCTTGGCTATCTGTCGCTTGCTCGGAGCGCTTCGACCTTGTCCGGTGGGGAGTCTCAGCGCATTCGCCTGGCCTCCCAGATCGGCACCTCGCTTACCGGGGTCCTCTATATCCTGGACGAACCGAGTATCGGTCTGCACCAGCGGGACAACGAGCGGTTGATCAGGACCCTGACTCGGCTTAGGGATCTGGGCAACACTGTGATTGTGGTTGAACATGATGCCGATACCATTCTTGCAGCCGATCATGTCTTGGACATGGGCCCAGGGGCCGGGGTCCATGGGGGGCAGGTGGTCTATAACGGGCCGGTGGCGGGCTTGATTGCCGATGAAAATTCTGTTACCGGTGGCTACCTGTCTGGCCGCTTAAATATTGCATTGCCCTCCAAGCGGCGCAAAGCTGAACGGGGTAAGGCTATTACCATCATCAAGGCCCACGCCAATAACCTCCATGATTTGACCGTAGCCTTCCCCTTGGGGTTGTTCACCTGTGTTACCGGGGTTTCCGGGTCCGGGAAGAGTTCTCTGGTGATGGAGACCTTGCTTTCCGGGGCCGCGGCCATCGTTCAGGGCAGCCACGGACCTTCGCCTCAGTGCGAGCGAATCCGGGGGCTGGAGCATCTCGACAAGGTCATCGACATCGATCAGAGCCCCATTGGCCGGACCCCACGCTCGAACCCGGCCACTTACACCGGGGTGCTGACTCCTATCCGTGAGTTGTTCGCCAGGTTGCCCGAGTCCAGGGCCAGGGGGTACCTGCCTGGTCGCTTCAGTTTCAACATCAAGGGCGGTCGCTGCGAGGCCTGCGAGGGAGATGGGGTGATCAAGATCGCCATGCATTTTCTGCCCGATGTCTATGTCACCTGCGAGGCCTGTCGGGGAAAGCGCTACAATCGCGATACCCTTGATATCCTTTACCGGGCCAAATCAATAGCCGAGGTGCTCAGCATGAATGTTGAGGAGGCCTTGGATTTTTTTAAAAATATCCCGCCGATCCGTTCCCGGCTCCAGACCCTCTTTGATGTCGGTCTCTCGTATCTGGCCTTGGGCCAGTCCTCGGTCACCCTGTCCGGTGGTGAGGCCCAGCGGATCAAACTGGCGCGGGAGTTGAGTAAGCGGGGGACTGGCCGGACCTTGTATATCCTTGATGAGCCGACCACCGGCCTTCATCCCGCCGATATCCAGCATCTGTTGACCGTACTTCGGCGGCTGGTCGATGCCGGCAATACCATTGTGGTCATTGAGCACAATCTGGATGTGATCAAGACAGCTGATCATGTTATTGATTTAGGCCCTGAAGGCGGCGATGGCGGTGGTCAGATCATCGTCACCGGCACCCCGGAACAGGTGGCGGCGTGCGCTGAGTCTGCCACCGGGATTTTTCTCCGGCAGGTGCTGAGTTCAAGTGAAGGGGACGAATGA
- a CDS encoding Txe/YoeB family addiction module toxin, whose translation MNWKACWKQLICSVLLSTQKGYLPLLTALLNVRGDLPLFRNFARIWVLKSKSREAIFQPEFRDDLRHWVETDRKVTLRAFSLIEAIMRDPFSGIGKPEPLKYLSPGTWFRRLTQEHRIVYLVRDDRIDFLQARYHY comes from the coding sequence ATGAATTGGAAAGCCTGCTGGAAACAACTCATTTGCTCCGTTCTCCTGTCAACGCAGAAAGGTTACTTGCCGCTCTTGACCGCGCTCTTAAATGTGAGGGGGGACCTGCCACTATTTCGGAACTTCGCAAGGATATGGGTTTTGAAGAGTAAGAGCCGTGAGGCTATTTTTCAACCAGAATTCCGCGATGATTTACGTCATTGGGTTGAAACCGATCGTAAAGTTACACTTCGGGCTTTTAGTCTGATTGAAGCCATTATGCGAGACCCTTTTTCTGGCATCGGTAAGCCGGAACCTCTCAAATATCTCTCCCCTGGCACATGGTTCCGTCGATTGACTCAAGAACACCGTATAGTGTATCTTGTCCGCGATGATCGAATTGATTTCCTACAAGCCCGCTATCATTATTAA
- a CDS encoding potassium transporter Kef, with product MMDFLHTPTFVNSAWIASAFLFGFAFKQFNLPPMLGFLLSGFLMNFLGLTDGSLDLEKIADLGILLLLFTIGLKLDLKGMTKPEVWGGATIHALLTITFLSLLVLVGSAFGLHHFTGLSLAQATLIGFALSFSSTVFAVKFLEEKGQMNALHGRASIGILIMQDLMAVFFLAISKGEFPAIWALALPLVLIAARPLLLYLIDHIGHGELLPLSGFFIALVVGATSFSMVGLKPDLGALIAGILVGSHTRSSELSNSLYGFKDLFLIGFFFQIGLTGIPQMEHVLIALALLATLVVKSILFFLVLTLFRLRARTSLLAALTLSSYSEFGLLVAAIAAKKGWLDPQWLIIVALALTFSFLAAAPLNSKALVIYDRFAGFFRRFETRTRHKDDLEINLGPADILIFGMGPFGTMAYNTTRERQADKVLAVDYNKKTVTKHQSEGRRVIWGDATDYDFWRKIDLQKIKIIMLTMTKHQANLLALQEIKSAGFQGPVSATARFEDELLELEQAGATAAYNIFAEAGAGYADHVCKTTGLVCKTEFFVSGTEIPVLKK from the coding sequence ATGATGGATTTCCTGCACACCCCAACTTTTGTCAATAGCGCCTGGATTGCCAGCGCCTTTCTTTTCGGCTTTGCCTTCAAACAGTTCAATCTGCCGCCCATGCTCGGATTTCTCCTCTCCGGCTTTCTCATGAACTTTCTTGGCTTAACCGATGGTTCGCTTGATCTGGAAAAGATTGCCGACCTGGGAATTCTCCTTCTCTTGTTCACTATCGGCCTGAAACTCGACCTCAAAGGGATGACAAAGCCCGAGGTCTGGGGCGGAGCCACCATCCATGCCCTGCTTACCATCACCTTTTTGTCCCTGCTCGTCCTGGTCGGCTCAGCCTTTGGCTTGCATCATTTTACCGGTCTTAGTTTAGCGCAAGCCACATTGATCGGTTTTGCTTTAAGTTTTTCCAGCACGGTTTTTGCCGTCAAATTCCTTGAAGAAAAAGGCCAGATGAATGCCCTGCATGGACGGGCCTCCATCGGCATCCTCATTATGCAGGATCTGATGGCTGTCTTCTTTCTCGCTATATCCAAGGGCGAGTTCCCCGCCATCTGGGCACTGGCTCTTCCCCTGGTACTCATTGCTGCCCGACCTCTTTTACTCTATCTCATTGATCATATTGGTCATGGAGAGCTTCTGCCGCTGTCCGGTTTTTTTATTGCGCTGGTGGTTGGCGCCACCAGCTTCTCCATGGTGGGGCTCAAACCCGACCTTGGCGCTCTGATTGCTGGCATTCTGGTGGGCTCCCATACACGGTCCTCTGAATTGTCCAACTCCCTCTATGGCTTCAAGGACCTTTTTCTGATCGGGTTCTTTTTTCAGATAGGACTAACCGGTATCCCCCAAATGGAGCATGTACTTATTGCCCTGGCCCTGTTAGCTACTCTTGTCGTCAAGTCAATATTGTTTTTCCTGGTGCTGACCCTCTTCCGCCTTCGGGCCCGAACAAGTTTACTGGCCGCGCTCACCCTCTCCAGTTACTCTGAATTCGGCCTGCTGGTCGCGGCGATTGCCGCCAAAAAGGGCTGGCTCGACCCTCAATGGCTTATCATTGTCGCTTTGGCACTGACCTTTTCCTTCCTGGCAGCGGCGCCATTAAACAGCAAGGCTCTGGTCATCTATGACCGGTTTGCCGGTTTTTTCCGCCGATTTGAAACCAGAACCCGCCATAAGGATGACCTTGAAATAAATCTTGGCCCTGCCGATATTCTTATTTTCGGGATGGGTCCCTTCGGAACAATGGCCTATAACACCACGAGGGAACGCCAAGCTGACAAAGTGCTTGCCGTAGATTACAATAAAAAAACGGTAACCAAGCATCAGAGCGAAGGGCGTCGGGTAATCTGGGGGGATGCGACGGATTATGATTTCTGGCGCAAGATCGACCTGCAAAAGATCAAAATCATCATGCTGACCATGACCAAACACCAGGCAAACCTCTTGGCCCTGCAGGAAATCAAGTCCGCGGGCTTTCAAGGACCGGTTTCCGCCACGGCCCGCTTTGAGGATGAACTTCTGGAACTTGAACAAGCCGGAGCCACCGCGGCCTATAATATTTTTGCCGAGGCAGGAGCGGGTTATGCAGACCATGTATGCAAAACCACCGGCCTGGTCTGCAAGACAGAGTTCTTCGTGTCAGGCACTGAAATCCCGGTTTTAAAAAAATGA